In the Necator americanus strain Aroian chromosome X, whole genome shotgun sequence genome, GGGCATTCGACGGTGGTGCTCTCGATGCCCTGACAACGACATCGTTTTTGCATTTATGCACGCTAACCGATCAATTCATAGGTATTTGTAATATCTCTTGGCCTCAGCAAAACGTTGCTAACTGAGATTCTGGCCTACGCTGACTATGAATGGGATCATCATTTTGTCTGCAAATGTCTATTTCATCAATACACTGGTTTTCATTTGATGCCGCCATGAAAGggctgattgctacctgctcgtggtggccctgcaTTAAATAAAGACAATCAGGCGACCAGGTGCACGCGTTGgaaacgtacgagctatataccCCGCACCGTTATATGGTGAAAAATTACCatgcattgcaaaaaggtgctgtcatccagcacatcgccaaagcccataacctgaacaATCAACTGTCTggagggagcatggaatctttggcaacaaccatttgtttcgtcacgctgaactgccgaacactatcgagtgaactccaacaagccgctctatccagacttctgcgatatctctgtgtgtcttttgctgcactgcaggaaacacgcatgagagatcggcccgtcatcagcatcgaaaattacaccatatactctggcgatgctgatgagaacaaaacaGGTGGCTGcacgatagctgtgaggaacgattgtaacaacctggtggaggaatttggatCAAGGTCGTTTGGATGCAAATTCATACGATTTAAGGATTGCAGAtaacgtaaactctggatcgtaagtgaccacgcacctacggaaaccgctgaggacaacggtaaggacgccttctacgatgaaatcaatgcgttgatgtctaaaatacgcAGCCAGCAGGTTGTCATTGTCGGAACGACGTAAATGTGAAGATGTTACTTGTACAACAACCCGCTGTGctagaaaaatgattttatccagcggagcgcacgtcaaataacggtgaccgtctgtcCACTTATGTTAACAAGCGGAACTCATCACCGCTTCCACGTTTAGGAAGAATCATCAACGCTATCAACTCACGCGGGAAGGATCAACCcatttaacgcctgaagagcagtgCAAGCCGTAGATGAGAACTCGAAAACTTTACCTCGACTACATTTTGAGAAGGAACGTCCCTCAGTCAGATACCCGAAACtccagagctgtttgggaaTCGCGTTGGACTtcgaccaccgtccagttcttctcagcattAAGATTCGTTTCCATAAGAGAAATCGAGGAGTTCCACTTCAACCGAACGTTGATGCAGCAGgtttgaatgaaaaagaacgaaattccgctAACGTATGTCAATTCGTGTTGGAGCGCGGACCAGGAAGATGCtcagcgatgcggattccttcacaaaatgCATCCAGGACTCAACGCGGAAAACGCTCTCGGTTGCCgcagaagaagtttgcctttgcatctgcgaaacaaaatccacgtgtTATTCTTTATGCGTCGCTCGCAGCACTGGTGATTTCAGTCAGGTAAAGCTTCTGAGAAGGAACCTGCTATGCCAGCTGCAAGAGGACCGCGAAAAAGAATGGATGtcgagagcgaaggagtttgaagagGCGTGGGTGGACAAGAACCCGCAAAAGGCATATGCTTTATTAAAACaatatagcggcaaaatgaaaggATGTTTTGCAGTCCTCCACACTGCCAAAGGAGTGTTGCAACCTTTCCACTTTGGATGGATCATCTGGATGGATGTGGAGgaggggtttgagggttttctgaaagaaatggCCTAATGGACTGGTTGTCggtaaaagcaaaaaaaaaaacgcaatctGTAGAGATGCGGGCTCGCCTAAGAAATAAGCCTAAGCTAAGCCTAAGTAAGCTTAAGGTGGTCGGTGGACCATACGGATGGATGTGGAAgaggggtttgagggttttctgaaagaaatgggtccaattttcacaattttacccAATCCAGGCAGAAAAAACGCAATCTGTAGAGATGCGGGCTCGCCtaaagcaaaataagcctaagaatgaaaagatgttgaataagaatgaaaagtTGTTCTCCATTCCTCCACACTGCCAAAAGAGTGTTGCAACCTTTCCGCCTTAAAAGGATCATCCGGATGGATGTGGAGgaggggtttgagggttttctgaaagaaatggCCTAATGGACTGGTTGTTGGTAAAAGCAACCCTTCCAGTATGGAGAGATCACTTAAGGACCTTGCTTTGAAGGAGTCGGAAGTTCTGGTccgtactaaaaaaaaataaagactgAGGATtctggcggagacgatggaattagcgcagaaatgctgaaatatctttcaaaagttcgttcgcctacttgatgacatgaatcaacgaaagCGAAATGTAAGACACCGTTTGGTaagacaaagatcatccgtttaATATGAATAGTCAAAAGGACCCGTAGAGACCCGCTATCATGATATCCCTTCACaaaaagttatccgtcacggatcCTAGGAATtaaggaatctctttgctgcgtgttatgtacaaggttgtggagcggattatcctggaccaaCCTATTACACATCGATAAGAAACAAAGCCGTCATCCCACTCCGCgtcgatggagtaccagggaAGTTCGTTCGCctacttgatgacatgaatcaacgaaagCGAAATGTAAGACACCGtttggtaactggagtaagacagggggcagtggcaggatcctttctgttcaacttcgctatcgacgaccacatgcgaagaacagtcgatcagtgtcctgccgacttAACACCATcggttttggttttgtttggtTTTGATTGGTTTTTGATTGGTTTCAATTGGTTTTGTTCAATACAAAATAAGATATTGGGTTGATGCATCAATATCTGCGGTTTTTAGCGTTCATTTTTATCACAAAAAGACGGGTTCTGCTTCTTTTGATAAAAACATTCCTTACTATCTTGCTCCTAAAGTTGCATGTCGAAAATTATATTCGCGTTTGTCATATTATGCTTTACCACTTCGAAAACGGATGGAAGGCATTACAGTCATTTCGTGATCTCAACGAGCTTTTCGGGACTGAACAATTAGTGGAAGACAATACCAGAAATGATTTTACCGCTTCAAATCTGGAGACACTGGATCAGAGGATGAGCCGAGAAGAGGACGACCGTCGGCATTTGACGATCAGGCACTTCCAGCAGACGTGATGAAGATGAGACCATAATAATCCGAACATTGAGTGAAACTTTCAATGTCGACCATCCACGATCGTCCCTCGTCTTAAAAACTCTCAGAAACAGCTTAATCTTGTTAATACAAGGAGAACTATATCATATCCCGCCAGGATAATGCACTTGGACATCTTAAACAGCGTGTCATCTAATCCATCACCAATAATGGCTGGAAACTCCTTCCTCATCTGCCATATTCTTCCACAGAGGCAGCAACAGATTACCACGTCATTCATTCGTTGAAAAACTGGGAGGTAAATAAAGTTTATGACGACTTTGATGAATTGGTGGTCGATGTCAAAGAATGGAATATCTCCGAGAGACCTGAATTCTTTGTCCATGTTCGGGGGTTCGACTGTTTGTCAAGCACGTGGATAACAGTAATTGAAAGTGATGGTGATTACGCTTAGAAATAATCGCATAAGTTTGTTATTCGTGGATACGTAGGTTTTTGTTTCATAAGAAATATCTCATCACAGTGTGCATGTATTAATAACTATgttttatcttattttgtaTTGAACCTGTTACATCGTGAGATGTATTCTCTGTTTAGGTAATAAGAAAACACATAGAATCTACTATCCTCCATGAAATCAGTCATGTGCTACCAGCTCACAATGTGTTCGAtaaagacgaagaagaagacagTATAATTACACTAGTAGTTTCtccataagttttttttacttagcTGTACAAATTTAGGTGAAAGCTCAGATCAAATTGAAAACGATATCTGCATAGAGAATGTGCACACTGCAAAGGAATGGGGCGACAAACCCAGCGTTGCTCCTGGTGAAGAGGTTGAAAATTCATATCCTTTGTTATAGTTTAATAAGTGTATACGATGCACGCAAGGATATTCATCACCAGTATGAATTTAAGGATATAATCTGTGAGAATTCGATTTCCACTGCATTTTTTCCATGTAGTTCTGTGTGATTAAGATTTCTTCATAGTTATAGTTATAGAAAAGTCCATATCCTCTCAATTACACGAGAAAAACTGTGCAAGAAATTAAAACATAAGGGGACGTCCACACAACAATACATATGATTGTCAAAGCAGAAACGTTTGCAACGACAGCAGCTATGAAGTAATCTTAACCATGTACAGATGGAACGCTTGCTTAGCGTCGAGAACTGAACCCACTTTTGCTTCTGACAAAACTTTTTAATGGGGTCGTGGTGCGTGTACGACAGCAGTGGTGTTCTACTTAGTGGGGAAAGAGTTCTGGTTTAACGACAGGGAACAATGTCTCAAATTCTGGTGTTCAAACGGCTTACACTTCTAGAACTTGGCAGCGTTGCACTTACTACTCTTTCGTCCTACTCTTTCGGATAGGCACAATCTTGCTTAGCTGCAACTTCCCAAGCGTATTTCTTCCACGACTAGGTTCAAAAAAGTGCCTTTTAAGGATTTTAATGCAATGATTTCTACATGTTCTGGCGCCAGATCTGttgcttttctcattttcattcgcTTCGGAGCTGAAGCTGTTACATCTACATTTATTTGCTCGACGGGCTCACATGTAAAAGGAGTGGGAGAATTGATCGAAGGACTGATTGTTCTGCTTAGATGCTCTGGGGGTTGTGATAGCTTCGTTTTAGCATCAACTTCATGTGGGAAAAGTGGAGGGTCAAACTTGCTTAAATCTTTGAATGACTTATTAACTTGTCGATAAATTTTTATATGGGAAACAACAGAAAACTGTTGGCGTTCTCTTATTAGGCTGGCGTTCCGACTTCGTCGCCTCCTTCGGTTTCTGATAAAGTTAGAACATTTGCAACCGGTTCTTCGGaatgccttaaaggcatcaccccacgaatctgaggtggtacggatgtcaggtggagtattcgtatatgggatcgtagattatggagaagagtgTGGTTCTGTCcactttttcctaattgccgtaaaaaaaatggcccggaagatgcggcctcgagcattccggcgcactattttcttcaatgagttcgactggagcgcgccagcctggtgcacgcgccgtatcgtccgggccgttttttagggcaattatgaggaaatggacggaaccacagccctctccataatctgctttcccgtatacgaatactccacctgaaatccacacaaccttaaattcgtggtatgctgccagAAGTTGCCACTGCTAGAGGGATGCAAAATCTATAACAGAAGAACCAAAATCGCTGTGTTTCAGTGCTTATGTAAAAACGCTGTATTCAGGAAAGAGGTCAACATTCTTTTGTGAAATTGTGGCCGGAGAACTTCAGATGCATTTATGGGAAACACaactccaaaaatgaataagaagtAAGATTGCATAACCCCGACCAAGAAGCTGGTTCTGCAGGAGGATCACTGCGAGATCTGAGTGGTCATATGCGGGCCTTAACTAGCATTAGAACGAGTATTAGCGGAGTAATTCTATCATACAGCACTTAACCAAAATTATGGCGACGCAGCTGCTGATAAAAGGGCAGCGATTTATGCTTTTTCTATGTTTGTTTGGATGGGATCTTTTGCGAGATGGTAACATGTTCTAGATGAGGCATTCTGGGAAATAGGCTCCAAATGTACTTTTACTTCTCAGTTTGATGAGTCATGCAAAAGTTCAATCAAGATCGACTTTCATGGTTGATCGAACGTTTACCGTTAAACATAGTTAACACCTTAGCTCCACATAAGTTTTTGACAAATTGTTGTAAAGAGCAAAGGAAAGTCTAATCACCTAGTTTTCACACATAGATAACTTCGAATAGGACGAGAAAAAACTGTTAAAATGATGTTATGACTACTTATGTGTATTGACGAAAGGATCGGTGGAAGCGCGCCATGATAATTCCCCTTCACAAGAAGCGTTCCGTTGCAGGACAGGGAAATTATCGAATATCACCACTGCTGCGTCTAacgtacaaggttttggagtgAATCATGGATTGGCTATTCAGGCATCGCTCAGAAACCTTTTATGCGACAGACAAGCCAGCTTTCGCCTTGGTCGATCAGATGTATATTATGAGAAGATTGGTTGAAGTGtagcagcggtattcgaagcctctaCAGTTAGCTTTTCAGACTTCGAAGCCCCTTCCGATACTCCTCACAGAGATCGTCTTGTCGATggagttccaggaaaattcgtacgcCTAATAGGCGACATAGaaaaacaactgctgcagttcggaCTCCAGTTGGATTTACCTCACCGCTTGAAGTTAAAATTGTTGTGAGACAAGAGGTTCCCTTTCTGTTCAGCTTTGCcgtcgatgacatcatgcgaagaagaGTTGAGCAGTGTTCCGCCCATATTGTGTTAGCACCATATGCGCATGTCCCTTGGTTGATCTCGAGTACGTCGACGGTGTAGTGTTATTCGCTTTAAGCAACGCAAAGTTGCAACATGTCGtcgacggacggacggactaCGGACTGCAACTctgccctgataaatgcaaacgGATGTGAGCCTCCTTGAGACTCTCAATGGAATCAAGGTGAACGGACAACTTATtgaactcgtggatgagttaTTTGAGTTATTATTTAAgttgtatgctgaaaaacaaaaacagctgCGAAAGAGACATTCAGCgaagatgcgctaaagctaattcggcattcaactcattgaaTAAGTGTGATATTAGGAGAAAGGGAGGGGTCGTTTTCAAGAGGGTCTTCCATAGGTCGTTTTCAGTTGAGCTCTTCCCAAGTGCACGCTTGACTCTACCGGTGACTTGATTTGACTTGACTTAGCGGTAAAATGTGCCACGTTTCATTTCGAATTCTTAAAGGTATGAATGTAGCGTTCATTTAGGCGTATTTTCCCCATGATTTGTTTCCTACTTAGACGCTGAAAAAGATCTTCCTCCTCCTAGTATCATTCGCACAGCGCACAGGCAGAGTCAAGCGTGtagcaataaaaaatttgatatgataaatagaattaaacaaacaaattggACGCTCAACAAATTGGAATGTACTACGAAATGGGTGGGTTGGAAATGAATTGACGAGCCTGACCCACGTCCATGTGAAGATCTTGATGGTTGCCATCTTGATGGAT is a window encoding:
- a CDS encoding hypothetical protein (NECATOR_CHRX.G24088.T1), with protein sequence MLSDADSFTKCIQDSTRKTLSVAAEEVCLCICETKSTCYSLCVARSTGDFSQVKLLRRNLLCQLQEDREKEWMSRAKEFEEAWVDKNPQKAYALLKQYSGKMKGCFAVLHTAKGVLQPFHFGWIIWMDVEEGFEGFLKEMA